The segment CCACAAAGTCCAAACGGGGCTGGGCATCATGGTTCACTTGCAGCTGAGCTGAGGAGTTCAGCGGAGGCTGGACCACAAAATCTGACAGTGGGGGGGCCACAGAATCCAACTGTGGCTGTGCTGAGGGGTCCGCCTGTGGGGGTGCCACAGAATCTAATTGTGGACGGGCCACAGAATCCAGCTGTGGCTGTGCTGAGGGATCCGCCTGTGCGGTGGCCACAGAATCCAACTGTGGCTGGGCTGTGGGGTTGGCCTGTGGCTGGGCCATGGAGGTCACCTGGGGTTGGGCCCCGGCCATGGGCCCTGGCAAAGTCTGAGCCCCAGAATCCACCTGGGTCTGTGGCTCGGCCGGTGAGAAGCTGCCGGGCCATTCTTCACAGAGAGCAGCCGCGAAGGAGGAGAGCACGGTGCGCAGCAGGGCCCGGAGGTCGGCGCTGGCCAGGAGGCAGAGGAACGGACTGAGGCAGCTGTCGAGCAGGATCAGGTAGTCGGAGTAGACCAGGGCTTCCCAGAGCAGGTAGCCGGGGTACATGTCCCACAGGAAGGCCAGGTAGAGCAGCTGTGCCAGGTGGTAGGGCAGCCGCAAGACCACGTAGGCCGACAGGACGGTCTTGGCCACACGGGCAAAGCCACGGCGGGCCGCGGGCCGTGGCTGGCGACGGCAGCAGGTCTTGCAGGCGGCAGCCTGGGTGAGCGTGTGGCAGCCGAGCAGCAGCAGGAAAGGCAGGAGCCCCCCCAGGACCTCGAGCATCCGCAGCGGCAGCTCCTCGCTGTCCCAGAAGTCCAGGCAGATGACCCGGTCGTACCACCAGACCGCGGCCTCTGGGAAGACCAGCCAGGGCACGCTGAAGAGCGTGGCCAGCACCCAGACCCCGGCGCAGAGCCAGAGCGGCAGGCGGGCCGGGCGGTGCCCCGGGTACCAGCGCGGGCACAGGGCCAGCAGGCAGCGGTCCACGCTGAGGGCTGCCAGCAGGAAGAGGCCGGAGGAGTAGGACACGCCCCACAGGAAGTAGTAGAGGCGGCAGGCCGCCGTCCCCAGCGGCCAGTGCCCTCCGCGCTGGATCTCCAGGATCTGGAAGGCCGCCGCCGCCAGGAACAAGAAGTCGGAGAGGGCCAGGCTGAACAGGAGCAGGGCCAGCCGCGTGCCCGCTCCCTGCCGCGCCTGCGAGCCGGCCAGCCACGCCATGAGCCCGTTGGCCGGCAGCCCCAGGAGCAGCAGGGCCGCCAGGAAGACCGTGTCCCAGACACCCTGGGGATAGTAGTCCTCATCGTCCAGCTCTGTGCGGGGCCCGAGGCCAGTGGCTCCTGGGTCGGCTTCCATCGCAGTGTCCATCTGACGTCCCCCGTGTGCCGTGGGCCCCAGAGCCGGTGCCTGATGAATCAGGGAAGTCATGAGGGGCTGAGTATGAGAGAGAGGGTCCTGTGTACCTCCAGGCAAGTCACCGTCCCTCTCTGAACCATCGTCATCACCTTTGGGTGGTTAGCCTCTGCCAGGGACTTTAAATAGATGACCCCACCTTGTCCTCATACGACCCGTTttccaggagaggagaggaaggttCAGAGAGTCAGTGACTTCCCTAGGGTCAGAGACAGCACAGAGGCACCGTTCTGCCACGCGGAGTCCCGCTGTGCCCAAGTGGACCTGGCTCAcaagcatatttttaaagctgGTGAATGTtttgttcaaataaaatattacagtggCACTCCCACATGCGCTAGAAGGGAATGCTCAGATTAAAGGAGGGGGAGCACCCCTGGGGGTCCAGGGAAGACAGTGCGAACCGCTTAGTCAGATCGCTGCAGCCCCTTTCCATCTGGTATCCTGGGGTTCAAGTGTTTTCAGATTCTCAGTGGGGGAGGCTCAGGGTCCCACGGGCCTGTAGGagtcccaggagcctggggcagaggaggccCTTCCCCTCGGCAAGTGCGGTTCACGGACTCGGTGCGTGGGGGAGAGGTCTGCAACTCAGGCCAGGATGGCTGTCTTGGAAGCAGCTCGAGCCCCGTCCTCATCCTCGACCCCCACCTGTGGCCCTGTCCTCATTCTCACAGCTCAGGCAGAAGGTGGTCCTCTGAGGACAGACAGAGAAGGAGTAGGGGGCTCAGCAGTGTGATGAGGAGAGGGTGGCTGGGACCCGAGAGGCCTACTGCCCTTCTCACCACGCCCCCACCTTCCCTCAGGCCCCAGGGAGTTTCCTTCCGAGGGTGGGAAAGCGCTGGTGGCAGCCCCGAGTCAGCGGAAGAAGGAGATGGCTCCTGCCCGGGGCGGTGACCCCAGCCCCTCAGCCTTTAGCCCAGGGTGTTCCTCTCCCCTAGGCTCTTCCGCAGGCAGACCCCGCTCTGCAAGCTCAAGCCTCTACTGGATCAGAGCCCTGGGCTCCCCCGAGCCCCAACAGGTGAGGCCTGGCTTACCTGTGAGGTGCGGGCCGCTGGCCGGAAGGAGCAGGGCGTGCCTGCCTGCCTAGGGCTCTGGCCATCTGCAGGGCCCCACGCAGGCGGGGCCTGCTGCATGGCGCCTGGCGGCGCTAAGGCGGCTGGCATGAAACCCAAGCTGAGAAGACATCAATCATTCATGGGGCTGCTCTCTGGGAAACCCTAACCCCGGCTTAGCAGGGCCAAGTGACCAGCCAGGCCACCCCACCCCTGACAGAGCCAGACGGCTAAAGCCTCCTCACCCTGGGCTCTGCTGCCTTCGAGCAGGCTCTGGGTCCCCCACAGGGTCCACCGCCTCTGACCTCACCCCCATACCCCTTActctggcattcaaggcctctgTGATCTGGCCTCGCTTCCTCAATTTCACACACCCTCCGTTTCAGCCAGGATGTGCCCCTGTGGCTTTCCCACCTCCCAGCTTTTGCCCACACTCTGCCTCCTGACATGACGTCCCTTGTCCTCTCTTAGCTAAGTCCTACCCGTGTCACACAACTGGAGTTGGGGACTGGAGTCGAGGACAAGGAGTCCTCGACTCTTCAGCAATATAGCCCCTATTTTATAGAGAAGGCGACCGAGAGGTGAAACTGCTGGGCCTCCCAGCTCAtaagtggcagggctggagtCCAAAGCTCATCGCAGCCCCGTGTCCTGGCACTCCTGCGGCTGAAGACAGTTCTCTTCACCCGTCTGGCTCTGCCCCCAGGCAGAGGGCCGGGATTAGGGCCTGGGCTGCCTGCCTCACTTACCCTAATCCTCCTCAAGTCCCGATCCCAGGCCATCAGCTCCTAGGGTAGGGGTGCGTAAGCAGCTTTATGGTTCCCGAGAACCAAGGGTGCTCCCCGGTGCTGCATCTCTGAGCCCCGTCGTCCCTCCCCACATGGCCACACAACAGGCGAGGGGGCAGCATGGCCCAGACCCGGCCCCTGGCCCTCAGAAGCTTCCTGTGGGGGTCGTGGCTTCCAGGAGTGGTGCTGAGGGCCTCCCCTTGAGCCGGAAGAGGAGCAAGAAGGAGAGGGGGCTCCGAGGGTCCCGGAAGGGTGCTGGCGGCTCTCAGGAGCAGACCCCTATTCCGGGCCCTGAGGTCCCAGGGAGCAGCAAGAACCCCTCTGGGACTGGAAGAGGACAGGAAGGGGCAGGTCCTGCAGCCCCTGGGCCAGCCTCCCGTCGCCAGTCCCACCGGCAtcgccccagcccccagcatgaTGTTGCTCAGAAGACGTACGGGCCCCTACTCAACCGCATCTTCGGGAAGGTCAGctggagcctgggctggggacaggtggggggtggagtggggatcACACTTGTGCCTTTGGACTTGGCCTCTTGCTATCTGCTCCGGACCCAGGAGTCTTAGCCATAGGGGTAGGGTTTCTGCAGTTTGGGAAAGGGTCGGTCTTGGGCCAGCCTGGGGAGTGGGCAGAGCTTCAAACCCATGATTCTGGGAGAGCTCTGGGCCCccggaggaggaagggggggtggTCACCTCTTCTCCGGAGGCCCATGGGACTTCAGCTGCCTTCTCCTGCCCTTGTGGGACTGGCCCTGCCCAGGCCATGTggcccagggctggaggaggaaggatgggTCCCAGGGACATGCCAGACTGTGTCTCTGCAGGACCGCGAGCTGGGCCCCGAGGAGCTGGATGGTGAGTGGCCCTTGCTGGTGGCAGTGGCGGGTGGGAGGTGTCCCTGAGCTGGGCTGCCTGGGCctgacctccctcccctgcagagCTTCAGGCTGCCTTTGAGGAGTTTGACACTGACCGTGATGGATACATTGGCTACCGGGACCTGGGCGACTGCATGCGGACGCTGGGCTACATGCCCACCGAGATGGAGCTCATCGAGGTCTTCCAGCACGTCAAGATGCGGAGTCAGTGGCTGACCCCCACTgtctggggcggggtggggcgggagTCACCTGGCTTTGTGCCGAGGCTGGGCAGCACTGGTCCTCTCTGAGTTTCATGGTTTGGGGGATGACAAGGAGGTGATGGGAGGCATCTCTGGGATTCTGCCGGGGTGATGGTGGGAGCGTGTGACAGTTTCTGGGGCATTTTAACCATCTGACATTAGCTGTGTCAGATGCAGGGATCACGAAATGCAACAGTGAGCCAAGATACCCTTGGGGCTCGGCTGAGGACCCTCTCTTCTTTGTGAGAAATGTGATAAAATGCTCCCTGCTGGTACAAGCCccctggctctctgtctctgtgtctctgtgtctctctgaccTTCGTGAGGCCCCTGAAAAGAGCCTCCCAAGGTTCAGTGAGGCCTAGCGTGACCGAACCCTGGCCTTTCCTTGCATTAAGTGTCAGATGGGTGGGCACTTGTGCGATTATCATTAGCTAATTTGTCAAATATCAGATTCCCTCCATTCCAGGACATTCGCATTGGCTTTCTCTATGGTTTTTAAAATGGGATGTGACTTACAACTGATGTGAACATTAAgtgctttgcttcttttctttcccccaaagctGCTGTTTGGCCGTTGGTGCTTTTTATAATTGATGGCTCCTTAGACTCAAGGGACTACATGGGTGTGCTTCTCAAGGGGCATTCACTGCTGCCCATGGGGTCCCAGCACGTAAGAGCCGTGAACTGCAACCCCAATAGCACCCAAGAGTGGGTCATCTCATCCTTGCCCCAGGATGAGGAAGGAGGGTTCGGGAGTCACCCAAGGCCATGCGCCATTGGCAGCGGAGACAGAGTTTGAACCTGGGGTTTCCTGGTTCCAAACCTTggtctccttcccccacccttagGTGCTTCACTGAGAGCACCCAAGCACCTCACCCCGCCATCCCCGTGGAGAACGGGgctccagcctccccccaccaaggGCTTGGACGCTGGGTGTTCCTTCCCAgatgcagaggagggagaggccggGGCTTGCGATGCTTGTGACGTCCCTCTGGGGCCCAGCCCTCCCCACTGTGACGCTCTGCCTGGGTCCGCAGTGGGTGGCCGTGTGGACTTCGAGGAGTTTGTGGAATTGATGAGCCCAAAGCTGAGGGAGGAGACGGCGCACATGTTGGGGGTGCGGGAGCTGCGCATCGCCTTCCGAGAGGTGTGGCGTGTGGTCGAGGCGCGTGCTGGGTGGGTGGCTGGACAGCAGACTTGTTGGCCTCCCATGCAGGCCAGAGAGACTGGGGCCCTCAGCGTCTGGAGGCCCACAGCCCTGCAGATGTGGGGCTCGgcccagggaggggtgggagagggtcCAGCTCACTCTCGGCTGGGGGATCCACCCAGGAGACTTCCTGGAGCAGGGGCTTCCATCTCAGCCTAGGAGGGGGTGGAGGGCTTggatgggtggaggtgggggcgtCCAGGCACAGGATGTGGCAGGGTGGAGCCAGCTCCAGGCAGAGCCAGCTTTGGGTGGGAGGAGCTGAGCCCAGCTGCAATCCTAGTTTGACAGGGATGGAGATGGACGGATCACAGTGGCAGAGCTGCGACAGGCAGCACCAGCTTTGCTGGGGGAGCCACTGGTGGGCCCCGAGCTGGACGAGATGCTCCGAGACGTGGACCTCAATGGCGATGGCACCGTAGACTTTGATGGTGAGTCTCCTTCCCAgacaacccccacccctccagcaccAGGATGAGCCCAGCACCTCCTGGGGTCCCTGACCAGGACCGGCCCACGTCCTGCCCCTTCTTTCCTCCAGAGTTTGTGATGATGCTTCTCACCCACTGAGGCTCCAGAAGGGTGAATGCGTtgccccctggccccaggccaGCAGGGTTCATGCTGTACACCATCCCCATGAGGCCCCACAAAGGAAGAGACTCAGCAGCCCCCAGACTTCTTTGGAACCTTGACGACATCTGGCTGGAGAGTTGCCTTGTGATGTCACTCACCCTCCTATATCCTCACCTTACTCCCACCTGAGCTGCCTGGAGGAAACCTGCACCCGGCTGCCTATCATTCTCTAGGATGAGCAAGATTTGGATCTCTCCAGACCCTTGGTTGGTAGCAAGCTCCCTGGCACTGCAGCATTCAAAGACAGGGGGACAGAGTTGGGGGGATTCTGGTAACATGGGGAATTGGGAGGGTGGCTGGGTGCCTCCCACTACttgtgaaaaaatgtaaaaaaaaaaaaatcttaacttgaAAGAAAGCCAGGGATGACCCCAGGTACCAAAGACAAAGCAAGAACTCCGAGTTGGGTGGTGGGAGAGTGGGACACCATGGGGGCCTCAGGCATGGAGAGAGGTTCAGGAGCCTGGGCTCTGACACTTATGAGTGACAGAAGGCCTGTAAGAGGCTGAGGAACAGAACATGAGCCCAAGTACCTTCCAGGGTCTCAAAAGGCTACCCTGTTCTTGAAAAGGGGATCAAAATATATTTCCACCCACCGGTCCAAGGAAGTGGCAAGGGTACAGACGTCCAGGGCCTTCAGTGGAAAAAGCTACCCTAAGGAACCTGAAACTCAGGCTTGCACATTAGGCAGGAAAGCTGAAGAAATAGGGAGAAACTACTGGAAGGGCACTCTTCAACCCAGGACGCAATAGACTTCAGCAAACAACAGCCCTGTCACTTCTGAAGATGAACTCATGACAAAACATTACAAATCACATAAGAAAACAAGTCACCATGAGGGGGACTAGGCAGACGCAACAAACGGGAGAACCAGACCCCAAAGTATAAGTAATAGAACAATCTGAAAGGGACCATAGAGTAAATGCAAGCAAAAATGAgatgaaagaagggagagaggccGATATGCAGTAACAGGATAGTACGAAACAGAACAGgaagattaaaaagaatgacccaatagaacttctaaaaataaaggatataagcattggaatgaaaaaaaaaatcaagggagaaGTTAAGCAGCAGATTAGACACAATTCAAGAGAAGATTAATGAACTGGAAACTACATTTGTACTGGAAGCTACAGAAATCACTCATAAGGTAGCAATGAGAGATAAACTAACGGAAAATGTTACAGAGTAGTTCAAAGTCATCAGGAGTGTCAGAAGGAGAAACTATACAGAGTGGGCATAAGGCAATACTCAAAAGACATGATGCCTGAAATTTTTCCGTAAAGGCTTCCACAAAGACAAGCACCCAGATCAAAGGTACCCACTGGAtcctgagaagaaataaaaacaaatgtatatcTAGATGCATTCCAGCAGAACTGCAGAACGCAAAAGGAAAAACCCTATAACCAACTCAACTTGAGACAAAAGTCAGATGACTTACCGAGGAACCGCAATTAGGCTCTGTGAAGACTTTTCCTTGGCTACAGTAAGtgccagaagacaatgaaataaacTGGTCATCATGCGGGGGAGAAACGATCTCTGGCCAAGAAGCCTATACCTCACTGAATCATTATTCACGAATGAAGGCGAAACATCAACTTTTTTCAGGAAACAAAGGCTGGGAAGAGTTTCGCACCCACGTGCTCTTGCTGAAGGGATGGCTTCGGTAAGAGGGAAATTCCGACCAGAGTGAAGGCAGAGTATGTACTACGTTATGGTCAGGAGAGCGATCAGTACACATATTGGTGGCTCTAAAGAAGCattaactgtaaaagaaaaaaaaagttaatatgttaaaaataaaggaggaactaaaataatagacaaaatgAGACGGAAGATGGGGGGGATACTTTAGACATGCCGAAatctttctcttgtctttcctAGAGGAGGATAGATTCGCTGATCAGCTTCAGAGTTTGTTAACCATTTAAAAGTAATCattaatgtatagaaacagaGGTAGAATGTTTTGTTCAACAGTCAAATccatagaagaagaaaagagggaaagtgaAGAATTCTTGATTGAACCAGTAGAAGGCtacagaagagagggaaaaagtaaagaaaaacaaagtccatgaaaacattaaaacagaagataggaaggggcgcctggggggctcagtcagttgagtatccaactcttgatctcagtttcGGTTTTGATCTCAGTGTCACGAGTACAAGCCCCGAggtgggctccacgctgggcatggagcctatttaaacaaacaaacaaacaaaagataggaataatccttaaaaataaaaattccaataatTATGAGCAGATCAAGTTTTTGGTTAAAAGAGAGTCTCAGCCCCAGAGGAAAGTTTCAATATTAGACTGGGTTTCCTGTGACTGACAGAGACTCCAAATAACAATGTTTAACAGTCAGAAGTTTAAAAtggatagaagtttatttcttagGTGAAATTCAGCTGTATGCTCTTCAGGGACCCAAGCTCCTGCTAGCTGCCCTGCCATTCCTGGGGTCTGCCCAAGTTTGTTCATTTCTCAGGTGTCAGGTTGGAAGCAGGAATAAAGAACAAAGGGGGACAGAGAATGTGAACCACTCATACCCCATTAGGTAGGGCTCCTCACCTGGTACAGGTAGTTGCAAAGGATGCTGGGAGATGTGGTCTTTATTTGGGGTGGTCACATACCCAGCTTAAGACCAGAGGTCCTTCTACTGTAGGGCAGAGAGCAGACATCAAAGGGAAGATACCAGACTCTTCCCCACAGCTCAGTGCAGGATCTAAGACACATTCAAGCAGCATAACGAGAATCGAAAGGCCGAAAGTGATGGGTGGGAAAACAGATTTACTAGGAGAAAATGAACCGAAGGAAGCTCATATACGTATGGGCATAGCAGACAGAAATGGGCTATGAGGCGAAAACCATTAGGGATAAAATGAGTCACGATTCACTAAGGAAATGTAATGTTTCTCGTCCCAACACAACTATCCATGTATTTTTCAACTAAAAAAGTTACATTTGGAATTTAGATATTCATTCTTCCCGGAAGATAGCGTTACTGTTAATCGAGTTTGGATTACATAAATTAACCAGCAAAAATCAAGCACATTGGTCATGTTGAAACTTTAAATGTTGTGATTCAGTGTTCTGTCAGTGTGTTCACGTAGACCAAGGGTTGGtcaattttttctgtaaaaggcgaCAGCGTAAAGATTTTAGGCTTGGAGGACCTAAGGTTTCTGTCACGACTGCTCAGCTCTGTATCCCCAAGCAGCCATGGCCAACACAGAAATGAATAGGTGTGGCTGGGCTGGAAATTTAGTAATTAATTTACTAAACTTGAttgacactgaaatttgaattttatcttttatgtgcCTCAAAATCGTATTATTCTTTCACTTTTCCCCCAACCATTactaaaacataaaaaccatttTAACTTGGGGACCACATCGGGTCTGTGGACGGTCACTTGGTGACATCTGCTGTAGTCTTATAATATGGAGACTCACAACTTCTGGAGTAACTTTATTAAGGTTGTGGAATGACAAAAAGTCATGAGCAAGTAGTGACTCTGTATTAATTGCCTATTTGCTCACAATGcatgtttttcataattttccttttttcctatgtTTGTTCTGATTATATTCATTGAAATGTAATCCTATGTCTGATTGATCCGGTAATACAGATTGTGGGCTTAGATTCTGTATGTTTTTACTTTACTTCTccaggttttattttatcttgcc is part of the Ailuropoda melanoleuca isolate Jingjing chromosome 16, ASM200744v2, whole genome shotgun sequence genome and harbors:
- the CABP4 gene encoding calcium-binding protein 4 isoform X1 → MAPARGGDPSPSAFSPGCSSPLGSSAGRPRSASSSLYWIRALGSPEPQQARGQHGPDPAPGPQKLPVGVVASRSGAEGLPLSRKRSKKERGLRGSRKGAGGSQEQTPIPGPEVPGSSKNPSGTGRGQEGAGPAAPGPASRRQSHRHRPSPQHDVAQKTYGPLLNRIFGKDRELGPEELDELQAAFEEFDTDRDGYIGYRDLGDCMRTLGYMPTEMELIEVFQHVKMRMGGRVDFEEFVELMSPKLREETAHMLGVRELRIAFREFDRDGDGRITVAELRQAAPALLGEPLVGPELDEMLRDVDLNGDGTVDFDEFVMMLLTH
- the CABP4 gene encoding calcium-binding protein 4 isoform X2, whose translation is MAPARGGDPSPSAFSPGCSSPLGSSAGRPRSASSSLYWIRALGSPEPQQARGQHGPDPAPGPQKLPVGVVASRSGAEGLPLSRKRSKKERGLRGSRKGAGGSQEQTPIPGPEVPGSSKNPSGTGRGQEGAGPAAPGPASRRQSHRHRPSPQHDVAQKTYGPLLNRIFGKDRELGPEELDELQAAFEEFDTDRDGYIGYRDLGDCMRTLGYMPTEMELIEVFQHVKMRTAVWPLVLFIIDGSLDSRDYMGVLLKGHSLLPMGSQHVRAVNCNPNSTQEWVISSLPQDEEGGFGSHPRPCAIGSGDRV
- the CABP4 gene encoding calcium-binding protein 4 isoform X3 yields the protein MATQQARGQHGPDPAPGPQKLPVGVVASRSGAEGLPLSRKRSKKERGLRGSRKGAGGSQEQTPIPGPEVPGSSKNPSGTGRGQEGAGPAAPGPASRRQSHRHRPSPQHDVAQKTYGPLLNRIFGKDRELGPEELDELQAAFEEFDTDRDGYIGYRDLGDCMRTLGYMPTEMELIEVFQHVKMRMGGRVDFEEFVELMSPKLREETAHMLGVRELRIAFREFDRDGDGRITVAELRQAAPALLGEPLVGPELDEMLRDVDLNGDGTVDFDEFVMMLLTH
- the GPR152 gene encoding probable G-protein coupled receptor 152; its protein translation is MDTAMEADPGATGLGPRTELDDEDYYPQGVWDTVFLAALLLLGLPANGLMAWLAGSQARQGAGTRLALLLFSLALSDFLFLAAAAFQILEIQRGGHWPLGTAACRLYYFLWGVSYSSGLFLLAALSVDRCLLALCPRWYPGHRPARLPLWLCAGVWVLATLFSVPWLVFPEAAVWWYDRVICLDFWDSEELPLRMLEVLGGLLPFLLLLGCHTLTQAAACKTCCRRQPRPAARRGFARVAKTVLSAYVVLRLPYHLAQLLYLAFLWDMYPGYLLWEALVYSDYLILLDSCLSPFLCLLASADLRALLRTVLSSFAAALCEEWPGSFSPAEPQTQVDSGAQTLPGPMAGAQPQVTSMAQPQANPTAQPQLDSVATAQADPSAQPQLDSVARPQLDSVAPPQADPSAQPQLDSVAPPLSDFVVQPPLNSSAQLQVNHDAQPRLDFVAQPQVSPKAQTPGPTASSAPSPCDEASSAPSTDPAPEAPENPAVPPASDGESPRNVPPQEAPGTGPT